In Rosa chinensis cultivar Old Blush chromosome 1, RchiOBHm-V2, whole genome shotgun sequence, a genomic segment contains:
- the LOC112182623 gene encoding protein ALP1-like isoform X1, with protein MFTTKLQTSILQSLLSQTIFFHIHTVCMFIFISLFLSADLGFQMGPIRGMKRRKKTEQKNVLPAAPQSPQPEPLDWWYEFQQRITGPLSGSESRNAVKFESVFKISRRTFNYICSLVKEHMETRNFSTKNGKRLCLQDQVAVALRRLSSGESLMNIGDSFGMNQTTVAQVTWRFAEAIEEKGLHHLCWPKEQGEMEEIKSKFERIRGLPNCCGAIDITHIMMTLPAADSSDVWLDGEKNCSMTLQAVVDPDMRFRNIVTGWPGSLSDDIILRSSGFFKLCEEGTCLNGKKMVLSEGTEVREYIVGDSGFPLLEWLMTPYQGRKLPDDKSEFNERLSATQMVARRAFVRLKEMWKLIQGAMWLPDKNKLPRIILACCILHNIVIDMDDIVQDEMPLSHHHDSGYHRQSCESADKTGSVLREKLSVYFSGQLP; from the exons atgtttaCAACAAAGTTACAAACTTCCATCCTCCAATCCCTTTTAAGCCAAACCATCTTCTTCCACATACACACTGTTTGCATGTTCATCTTCATCTCTCTTTTCCTTTCTGCAGATTTGGG GTTTCAAATGGGCCCCATCAGAGgaatgaagaggaggaagaagactgAACAGAAGAATGTGCTTCCTGCTGCTCCACAGAGTCCTCAGCCCGAGCCACTGGATTGGTGGTACGAGTTCCAGCAGAGGATTACTG GGCCTTTATCTGGATCAGAATCCAGAAATGCAGTGAAATTTGAATCTGTCTTTAAAATATCAAGAAGGACATTCAATTACATTTGTTCACTTGTAAAGGAACATATGGAGACTAGGAACTTCAGTACCAAAAATGGCAAGCGTTTGTGTCTGCAAGACCAAGTTGCTGTTGCTCTTAGGAGGCTTAGCTCTGGTGAATCATTAATGAACATTGGTGACTCCTTTGGGATGAACCAAACAACTGTTGCTCAGGTAACCTGGCGGTTTGCGGAAGCAATAGAAGAGAAGGGGCTCCACCATCTTTGTTGGCCTAAAGAGCAAGGTGAAATGGAAGAGATAAAGTCCAAGTTTGAAAGAATTCGTGGCCTTCCAAATTGCTGTGGTGCAATCGACATCACTCACATCATGATGACTCTGCCTGCAGCTGACTCATCAGATGTCTGGCTCGATGGTGAGAAAAACTGCAGCATGACCTTGCAGGCAGTTGTTGACCCTGATATGAGATTTCGTAACATAGTTACTGGATGGCCAGGAAGTCTGAGTGATGACATTATCCTCCGAAGCTCAGGTTTCTTCAAACTGTGTGAAGAAGGAACTTGTTTAAATGGTAAGAAAATGGTGCTGTCTGAAGGAACAGAAGTAAGAGAATACATAGTAGGAGATTCCGGTTTTCCACTTTTGGAATGGCTTATGACTCCTTACCAGGGAAGAAAACTCCCAGATGATAAGTCTGAGTTTAACGAGCGACTTTCTGCAACCCAAATGGTGGCAAGGAGAGCATTTGTGAGGTTGAAGGAGATGTGGAAATTAATTCAAGGAGCAATGTGGTTGCCTGATAAGAATAAGCTGCCAAGGATTATTCTCGCTTGCTGCATACTGCATAACATAGTCATTGATATGGATGATATAGTGCAGGACGAAATGCCTTTGTCCCATCACCATGATTCGGGTTACCACCGCCAGAGTTGTGAATCTGCTGACAAGACTGGCTCTGTTCTAAGAGAGAAACTTTCTGTATACTTCTCTGGACAATTACCTTGA
- the LOC112182623 gene encoding protein ALP1-like isoform X2: MGPIRGMKRRKKTEQKNVLPAAPQSPQPEPLDWWYEFQQRITGPLSGSESRNAVKFESVFKISRRTFNYICSLVKEHMETRNFSTKNGKRLCLQDQVAVALRRLSSGESLMNIGDSFGMNQTTVAQVTWRFAEAIEEKGLHHLCWPKEQGEMEEIKSKFERIRGLPNCCGAIDITHIMMTLPAADSSDVWLDGEKNCSMTLQAVVDPDMRFRNIVTGWPGSLSDDIILRSSGFFKLCEEGTCLNGKKMVLSEGTEVREYIVGDSGFPLLEWLMTPYQGRKLPDDKSEFNERLSATQMVARRAFVRLKEMWKLIQGAMWLPDKNKLPRIILACCILHNIVIDMDDIVQDEMPLSHHHDSGYHRQSCESADKTGSVLREKLSVYFSGQLP; this comes from the exons ATGGGCCCCATCAGAGgaatgaagaggaggaagaagactgAACAGAAGAATGTGCTTCCTGCTGCTCCACAGAGTCCTCAGCCCGAGCCACTGGATTGGTGGTACGAGTTCCAGCAGAGGATTACTG GGCCTTTATCTGGATCAGAATCCAGAAATGCAGTGAAATTTGAATCTGTCTTTAAAATATCAAGAAGGACATTCAATTACATTTGTTCACTTGTAAAGGAACATATGGAGACTAGGAACTTCAGTACCAAAAATGGCAAGCGTTTGTGTCTGCAAGACCAAGTTGCTGTTGCTCTTAGGAGGCTTAGCTCTGGTGAATCATTAATGAACATTGGTGACTCCTTTGGGATGAACCAAACAACTGTTGCTCAGGTAACCTGGCGGTTTGCGGAAGCAATAGAAGAGAAGGGGCTCCACCATCTTTGTTGGCCTAAAGAGCAAGGTGAAATGGAAGAGATAAAGTCCAAGTTTGAAAGAATTCGTGGCCTTCCAAATTGCTGTGGTGCAATCGACATCACTCACATCATGATGACTCTGCCTGCAGCTGACTCATCAGATGTCTGGCTCGATGGTGAGAAAAACTGCAGCATGACCTTGCAGGCAGTTGTTGACCCTGATATGAGATTTCGTAACATAGTTACTGGATGGCCAGGAAGTCTGAGTGATGACATTATCCTCCGAAGCTCAGGTTTCTTCAAACTGTGTGAAGAAGGAACTTGTTTAAATGGTAAGAAAATGGTGCTGTCTGAAGGAACAGAAGTAAGAGAATACATAGTAGGAGATTCCGGTTTTCCACTTTTGGAATGGCTTATGACTCCTTACCAGGGAAGAAAACTCCCAGATGATAAGTCTGAGTTTAACGAGCGACTTTCTGCAACCCAAATGGTGGCAAGGAGAGCATTTGTGAGGTTGAAGGAGATGTGGAAATTAATTCAAGGAGCAATGTGGTTGCCTGATAAGAATAAGCTGCCAAGGATTATTCTCGCTTGCTGCATACTGCATAACATAGTCATTGATATGGATGATATAGTGCAGGACGAAATGCCTTTGTCCCATCACCATGATTCGGGTTACCACCGCCAGAGTTGTGAATCTGCTGACAAGACTGGCTCTGTTCTAAGAGAGAAACTTTCTGTATACTTCTCTGGACAATTACCTTGA
- the LOC112182624 gene encoding actin-depolymerizing factor 1, whose protein sequence is MANAASGMAVHDDCKLKFLDLKAKRTYRFIVYKIEEKQKQVVVEKLGEPSQSYEDFSACLPADECRYAVYDFDYVTEENCQKSRIIFIAWSPDISRVRSKMIYASSKDRFKRELDGIQVELQATDPTEMGLDVIRSRAN, encoded by the exons ATG GCAAACGCAGCATCTGGGATGGCTGTGCATGATGACTGCAAGTTGAAGTTCTTAGACTTGAAGGCAAAACGAACTTACCGCTTCATAGTTTACAAGATTGAGGAGAAGCAAAAGCAGGTTGTGGTGGAAAAGCTTGGTGAACCAAGTCAGAGCTATGAGGATTTCTCTGCCTGCCTCCCTGCTGATGAATGCCGATACGCTGTCTATGACTTTGATTATGTGACAGAAGAGAACTGCCAGAAGAGCCGCATTATTTTCATTGCTTG GTCCCCTGACATATCAAGGGTGAGAAGCAAGATGATTTATGCCAGTTCAAAGGACAGGTTCAAGAGAGAGTTGGATGGCATTCAGGTTGAGTTGCAAGCTACTGACCCTACTGAGATGGGGCTTGATGTGATTAGAAGCCGCGCTAATTAA
- the LOC112178435 gene encoding transcription factor bHLH133 isoform X4 yields MSNALLNSHLYNFGNTDFQMTNWDTQMNMNRKIGFCMGSKAIESDNETGDISDVPFDQSSLFTYQTAVTAGYSNGEFRYDHGIFQHPMLFDKNINSATQFQEDLQVIQNARKRPIIEVNDILPKNDLGGSIGERTTSNEWNQNKRNKGTNSQQQWHNQFQEASMEKQDNRLQVPVRRSQKLSDKITALQKLVSPYGKTDTASVLQEASIYIVLLQQQIQQNLHRIFSSSYKNAAGLHTQESGSSSQVLDLRSNGLCLVPISLTQKVTMEEGFDEDHLSTSRKFVIANHF; encoded by the exons ATGAGTAACGCTCTTCTTAATTCCCATCTTTACAACTTTG GAAATACTGATTTTCAGATGACAAATTGGGATACTCAAATGAACATGAATAGAAAGAT TGGCTTTTGCATGGGGTCCAAAGCAATAGAAAGTGACAACGAAACAGGAGACATTTCTGATGTTCCTTTTGATCAGTCATCACTCTTTACCTATCAGACAG CAGTAACAGCAGGTTATTCCAATGGGGAATTCAGATATGATCATGGCATTTTTCAGCACCCAATGTTGTTTGACAAGAATATTAATTCAGCTACCCAATTTCAAGAG GATTTGCAGGTCATACAGAATGCAAGGAAGCGCCCAATAATTGAGGTCAATGATATCTTGCCCAAAAATGACCTTGGTGGTTCAATTGGTGAGAGAACAACTTCAAATGAATGGAACCAAAACAAGAGAAACAAGGGGACAAATTCTCAACAACAATGGCATAATCAATTCCAAGAAGCATCTATGGAAAAACAAGACAATAGG TTGCAAGTTCCTGTGAGGCGAAGCCAAAAGCTTAGTGACAAAATCACTGCTCTTCAAAAATTGGTTTCCCCCTATGGCAAG ACTGACACTGCCTCAGTTCTTCAAGAGGCTTCGATTTACATCGTGCTTCTTCAACAACAAATTCAG caGAATCTGCATCGGATCTTTAGTAGTTCATACAAGAATGCTGCAGGACTTCACACACAA GAATCTGGGAGTAGTAGCCAAGTGCTTGACCTCAGAAGCAATGGCCTTTGTTTGGTTCCGATTTCCTTGACTCAGAAAGTGACTATGGAAGAGGGTTTTGATGAGGATCATCTTTCTACATCAAGAAAATTTGTCATAGCTAACCATTTCTAG
- the LOC112178435 gene encoding transcription factor bHLH133 isoform X5, with protein MRNTDFQMTNWDTQMNMNRKIGFCMGSKAIESDNETGDISDVPFDQSSLFTYQTAVTAGYSNGEFRYDHGIFQHPMLFDKNINSATQFQEDLQVIQNARKRPIIEVNDILPKNDLGGSIGERTTSNEWNQNKRNKGTNSQQQWHNQFQEASMEKQDNRKLQVPVRRSQKLSDKITALQKLVSPYGKTDTASVLQEASIYIVLLQQQIQQNLHRIFSSSYKNAAGLHTQESGSSSQVLDLRSNGLCLVPISLTQKVTMEEGFDEDHLSTSRKFVIANHF; from the exons ATGA GAAATACTGATTTTCAGATGACAAATTGGGATACTCAAATGAACATGAATAGAAAGAT TGGCTTTTGCATGGGGTCCAAAGCAATAGAAAGTGACAACGAAACAGGAGACATTTCTGATGTTCCTTTTGATCAGTCATCACTCTTTACCTATCAGACAG CAGTAACAGCAGGTTATTCCAATGGGGAATTCAGATATGATCATGGCATTTTTCAGCACCCAATGTTGTTTGACAAGAATATTAATTCAGCTACCCAATTTCAAGAG GATTTGCAGGTCATACAGAATGCAAGGAAGCGCCCAATAATTGAGGTCAATGATATCTTGCCCAAAAATGACCTTGGTGGTTCAATTGGTGAGAGAACAACTTCAAATGAATGGAACCAAAACAAGAGAAACAAGGGGACAAATTCTCAACAACAATGGCATAATCAATTCCAAGAAGCATCTATGGAAAAACAAGACAATAGG AAGTTGCAAGTTCCTGTGAGGCGAAGCCAAAAGCTTAGTGACAAAATCACTGCTCTTCAAAAATTGGTTTCCCCCTATGGCAAG ACTGACACTGCCTCAGTTCTTCAAGAGGCTTCGATTTACATCGTGCTTCTTCAACAACAAATTCAG caGAATCTGCATCGGATCTTTAGTAGTTCATACAAGAATGCTGCAGGACTTCACACACAA GAATCTGGGAGTAGTAGCCAAGTGCTTGACCTCAGAAGCAATGGCCTTTGTTTGGTTCCGATTTCCTTGACTCAGAAAGTGACTATGGAAGAGGGTTTTGATGAGGATCATCTTTCTACATCAAGAAAATTTGTCATAGCTAACCATTTCTAG
- the LOC112178435 gene encoding transcription factor bHLH133 isoform X1 — protein sequence MSNALLNSHLYNFGNTDFQMTNWDTQMNMNRKIGFCMGSKAIESDNETGDISDVPFDQSSLFTYQTAVTAGYSNGEFRYDHGIFQHPMLFDKNINSATQFQEDLQVIQNARKRPIIEVNDILPKNDLGGSIGERTTSNEWNQNKRNKGTNSQQQWHNQFQEASMEKQDNRKLQVPVRRSQKLSDKITALQKLVSPYGKTDTASVLQEASIYIVLLQQQIQQNLHRIFSSSYKNAAGLHTQESGSSSQVLDLRSNGLCLVPISLTQKVTMEEGFDEDHLSTSRKFVIANHF from the exons ATGAGTAACGCTCTTCTTAATTCCCATCTTTACAACTTTG GAAATACTGATTTTCAGATGACAAATTGGGATACTCAAATGAACATGAATAGAAAGAT TGGCTTTTGCATGGGGTCCAAAGCAATAGAAAGTGACAACGAAACAGGAGACATTTCTGATGTTCCTTTTGATCAGTCATCACTCTTTACCTATCAGACAG CAGTAACAGCAGGTTATTCCAATGGGGAATTCAGATATGATCATGGCATTTTTCAGCACCCAATGTTGTTTGACAAGAATATTAATTCAGCTACCCAATTTCAAGAG GATTTGCAGGTCATACAGAATGCAAGGAAGCGCCCAATAATTGAGGTCAATGATATCTTGCCCAAAAATGACCTTGGTGGTTCAATTGGTGAGAGAACAACTTCAAATGAATGGAACCAAAACAAGAGAAACAAGGGGACAAATTCTCAACAACAATGGCATAATCAATTCCAAGAAGCATCTATGGAAAAACAAGACAATAGG AAGTTGCAAGTTCCTGTGAGGCGAAGCCAAAAGCTTAGTGACAAAATCACTGCTCTTCAAAAATTGGTTTCCCCCTATGGCAAG ACTGACACTGCCTCAGTTCTTCAAGAGGCTTCGATTTACATCGTGCTTCTTCAACAACAAATTCAG caGAATCTGCATCGGATCTTTAGTAGTTCATACAAGAATGCTGCAGGACTTCACACACAA GAATCTGGGAGTAGTAGCCAAGTGCTTGACCTCAGAAGCAATGGCCTTTGTTTGGTTCCGATTTCCTTGACTCAGAAAGTGACTATGGAAGAGGGTTTTGATGAGGATCATCTTTCTACATCAAGAAAATTTGTCATAGCTAACCATTTCTAG
- the LOC112178435 gene encoding transcription factor bHLH133 isoform X2, producing the protein MSNALLNSHLYNFGNTDFQMTNWDTQMNMNRKIGFCMGSKAIESDNETGDISDVPFDQSSLFTYQTAVTAGYSNGEFRYDHGIFQHPMLFDKNINSATQFQEDLQVIQNARKRPIIEVNDILPKNDLGGSIGERTTSNEWNQNKRNKGTNSQQQWHNQFQEASMEKQDNRKLQVPVRRSQKLSDKITALQKLVSPYGKTDTASVLQEASIYIVLLQQQIQNLHRIFSSSYKNAAGLHTQESGSSSQVLDLRSNGLCLVPISLTQKVTMEEGFDEDHLSTSRKFVIANHF; encoded by the exons ATGAGTAACGCTCTTCTTAATTCCCATCTTTACAACTTTG GAAATACTGATTTTCAGATGACAAATTGGGATACTCAAATGAACATGAATAGAAAGAT TGGCTTTTGCATGGGGTCCAAAGCAATAGAAAGTGACAACGAAACAGGAGACATTTCTGATGTTCCTTTTGATCAGTCATCACTCTTTACCTATCAGACAG CAGTAACAGCAGGTTATTCCAATGGGGAATTCAGATATGATCATGGCATTTTTCAGCACCCAATGTTGTTTGACAAGAATATTAATTCAGCTACCCAATTTCAAGAG GATTTGCAGGTCATACAGAATGCAAGGAAGCGCCCAATAATTGAGGTCAATGATATCTTGCCCAAAAATGACCTTGGTGGTTCAATTGGTGAGAGAACAACTTCAAATGAATGGAACCAAAACAAGAGAAACAAGGGGACAAATTCTCAACAACAATGGCATAATCAATTCCAAGAAGCATCTATGGAAAAACAAGACAATAGG AAGTTGCAAGTTCCTGTGAGGCGAAGCCAAAAGCTTAGTGACAAAATCACTGCTCTTCAAAAATTGGTTTCCCCCTATGGCAAG ACTGACACTGCCTCAGTTCTTCAAGAGGCTTCGATTTACATCGTGCTTCTTCAACAACAAATTCAG AATCTGCATCGGATCTTTAGTAGTTCATACAAGAATGCTGCAGGACTTCACACACAA GAATCTGGGAGTAGTAGCCAAGTGCTTGACCTCAGAAGCAATGGCCTTTGTTTGGTTCCGATTTCCTTGACTCAGAAAGTGACTATGGAAGAGGGTTTTGATGAGGATCATCTTTCTACATCAAGAAAATTTGTCATAGCTAACCATTTCTAG
- the LOC112178435 gene encoding transcription factor bHLH133 isoform X3, translated as MSNALLNSHLYNFGNTDFQMTNWDTQMNMNRKIGFCMGSKAIESDNETGDISDVPFDQSSLFTYQTVTAGYSNGEFRYDHGIFQHPMLFDKNINSATQFQEDLQVIQNARKRPIIEVNDILPKNDLGGSIGERTTSNEWNQNKRNKGTNSQQQWHNQFQEASMEKQDNRKLQVPVRRSQKLSDKITALQKLVSPYGKTDTASVLQEASIYIVLLQQQIQQNLHRIFSSSYKNAAGLHTQESGSSSQVLDLRSNGLCLVPISLTQKVTMEEGFDEDHLSTSRKFVIANHF; from the exons ATGAGTAACGCTCTTCTTAATTCCCATCTTTACAACTTTG GAAATACTGATTTTCAGATGACAAATTGGGATACTCAAATGAACATGAATAGAAAGAT TGGCTTTTGCATGGGGTCCAAAGCAATAGAAAGTGACAACGAAACAGGAGACATTTCTGATGTTCCTTTTGATCAGTCATCACTCTTTACCTATCAGACAG TAACAGCAGGTTATTCCAATGGGGAATTCAGATATGATCATGGCATTTTTCAGCACCCAATGTTGTTTGACAAGAATATTAATTCAGCTACCCAATTTCAAGAG GATTTGCAGGTCATACAGAATGCAAGGAAGCGCCCAATAATTGAGGTCAATGATATCTTGCCCAAAAATGACCTTGGTGGTTCAATTGGTGAGAGAACAACTTCAAATGAATGGAACCAAAACAAGAGAAACAAGGGGACAAATTCTCAACAACAATGGCATAATCAATTCCAAGAAGCATCTATGGAAAAACAAGACAATAGG AAGTTGCAAGTTCCTGTGAGGCGAAGCCAAAAGCTTAGTGACAAAATCACTGCTCTTCAAAAATTGGTTTCCCCCTATGGCAAG ACTGACACTGCCTCAGTTCTTCAAGAGGCTTCGATTTACATCGTGCTTCTTCAACAACAAATTCAG caGAATCTGCATCGGATCTTTAGTAGTTCATACAAGAATGCTGCAGGACTTCACACACAA GAATCTGGGAGTAGTAGCCAAGTGCTTGACCTCAGAAGCAATGGCCTTTGTTTGGTTCCGATTTCCTTGACTCAGAAAGTGACTATGGAAGAGGGTTTTGATGAGGATCATCTTTCTACATCAAGAAAATTTGTCATAGCTAACCATTTCTAG
- the LOC112182625 gene encoding 40S ribosomal protein S15a-1 has product MVRVSVLNDALKSMYNAEKRGKRQVMIRPSSKVIIKFLIVMQKHGYIGEFEYVDDHRSGKIVVELNGRLNKCGVISPRFDVGVKEIEGWTARLLPSRQFGYIVLTTSAGIMDHEEARRKNVGGKVLGFFY; this is encoded by the exons ATGGTGAGAGTTAGCGTGCTGAATGATGCTCTCAAGAGCATGTACAATGCAGAGAAACGTGGTAAGCGTCAGGTGATGATCAGGCCGTCATCCAAAGTGATCATCAAGTTTCTTATTGTCATGCAAAAGCATG GATACATTGGAGAGTTTGAGTATGTAGACGACCACAGGTCTGGTAAAATTGTGGTCGAACTGAATGGAAGGCTTAACAAGTGTGGGGTCATTAGTCCTCGTTTTGATGTTGGTGTGAAGGAGATTGAAGGTTGGACTGCCAGGTTACTTCCTTCAAGACAG TTTGGATATATCGTGCTCACCACTTCTGCTGGTATCATGGACCATGAAGAGGCTAGAAGAAAGAATGTCGGTGGGAAAGTTCTTGGTTTCTTTTATTAG
- the LOC112165119 gene encoding ras-related protein RABE1a: protein MAAPPRARADYDYLIKLLLIGDSGVGKSCLLLRFSDGSFTTSFITTIGIDFKIRTIDLDGKRIKLQIWDTAGQERFRTITTAYYRGAMGILLVYDVTDESSFNNIRNWIRNIEQHASDNVNKVLVGNKADMDESKRAVPASKGQALADEYGIKFFETSAKTNLNVEEVFFSIARDIKQRLAESDARGTEPQALKMNELGNEGGQAAQKSSCCG, encoded by the exons ATGGCTGCACCACCAAGGGCTCGCGCCGATTACGATTATCTGATCAAGCTCCTCCTCATTGGCGACAGTG GTGTTGGAAAGAGTTGCCTGCTTTTACGATTCtctgatggctccttcacaacCAGTTTCATTACCACTATTGG AATTGACTTCAAGATAAGAACCATTGATCTTGATGGCAAACGAATTAAGTTGCAAATCTGGGACACAGCTGGTCAGGAACGGTTCCGGACAATCACGACAG CTTACTATCGAGGAGCCATGGGTATTTTGTTGGTGTATGATGTAACTGATGAGTCATCTTTCAACA ACATTAGGAACTGGATTCGTAACATTGAACAACATGCTTCTGACAATGTCAACAAGGTACTGGTGGGAAACAAGGCTGATATGGATGAAAGCAAAAGG GCCGTGCCAGCATCTAAAGGTCAAGCTCTTGCTGATGAGTATGGTATCAAGTTCTTTGAAACT AGTGCAAAGACAAACTTGAATGTGGAGgaggttttcttttcaatagCCAGGGATATCAAGCAGAGACTTGCAGAATCTGATGCCAGGGGCACTGAG CCGCAAGCACTCAAGATGAATGAACTAGGCAATGAAGGTGGTCAAGCAGCACAAAAATCATCGTGCTGTGGTTAG